From one Culex quinquefasciatus strain JHB chromosome 3, VPISU_Cqui_1.0_pri_paternal, whole genome shotgun sequence genomic stretch:
- the LOC119770782 gene encoding uncharacterized protein LOC119770782, which translates to MRNHFRLLRKNSLWLPVNEQDVWWRSSTLCVDRFTAWTANLSGRRNRVSGEKPAAGDNIRSRTPEHRDFTTSASLNRRLGRPNRIRFQKNSTRKATTSCCSGNSGVLANQQGHGKRIPHRRTSLTNLGTDGTKTGGKERRSTERNTSSTTSTRAGGPESQRRTTDQRDSGSRHGTQEKPRGAIKSRSSRQKIHRHRQLTTPTSSGSARTESARKKTQKRPQKGAFCVEFSLDGRSIARSKCHIS; encoded by the exons ATGCGCAATCACTTCCGCTTGCTGCGAAAAAATAGTCTGTGGCTGCCAGTGAACGAACAAGACGTGTGGTGGAGAAGCTCCACGCTGTGTGTCGATCGGTTTACTGCGTGGACGGCGAATCTGTCCGGTCGTCGAAACCGCGTGAGCGGAGAGAAACCCGCCGCCGGGGATAATATCCGTTCCCGCACCCCCGAACATCGCGACTTCACGACGTCGGCTTCGTTGAACCGCAGATTGGGCCGGCCAAATAGGATTCGCTTCCAGAAAAACTCCACACGAAAAGCCACAACATCCTGCTGCAGCGGTAATTCCGGCGTGTTGGCCAACCAGCAAGGTCACGGCAAACGGATCCCGCATCGAAGAACAAGCCTGACAA ATTTGGGCACGGACGGAACAAAGACCGGCGGGAAAGAAAGACGCTCGACGGAGCGAAACACCAGTAGCACGACGAGCACGCGCGCAGGAGGACCCGAATCGCAACGAAGAACCACAG ATCAGCGCGATTCCGGCAGCAGACACGGGACGCAAGAGAAGCCCAGAGGTGCGATTAAAAGCAGGAGCAGCCGCCAGAAG ATACACCGGCATCGGCAGCTCACGACTCCCACATCATCGGGCTCGGCCCGAACGGAATCCGCGCGGAAGAAGACGCAAAAAAGGCCCCAAAAAGG GGCCTTTTGTGTGGAGTTTTCGCTCGACGGGCGCAGCATCGCACGGAGCAAGTG TCACATAAGCTAG